One stretch of Rhodoferax lithotrophicus DNA includes these proteins:
- a CDS encoding aldehyde ferredoxin oxidoreductase family protein, which produces MSWAGKILRVNLTAGTVKSEPLNMEWAQSYIGSRGLGTKYLVEEVDAAVDPLSADNKIIWATGPLTGTMASTGGRYTVITKGPLTGAIACSNSGGYWGAEFKMAGWDMVIFEGKSATPVFLYVNDDLAELRDASHLWGKSVWETEEIIKKGLQDPLTRVSSIGKAGENGVLFAAVVNDLHRAAGRSGVGAVMGSKNLKAIAVRGTKGVGNLHDPKAFMAATKAAKKVLADNGVTGTGLPAMGTQVLMSVINEVGGLPTRNHQDNQFEGAKDIGAEAMATPRKTDGKKQLVTNQACFGCTIACGRISKMDEGHFTIENKPQYRGANGGLEYEAAWALGAANGVNDLEALQYVNMLCNEEGIDPITFGATIGAVMELYGMGILTKEQLGIEAPFGSARAVAFLAEETVNGRGFGKEIGLGSKRLTAKYGHPELSMSSKGQEFPAYDARAIQGIGLAYATSNRGGCHLRGYTIASEILGIPVKTDPLESQGKPELVKAFQDATAAFDSSGVCIFTTFAWGLQDLAPQMQGACGEQYTIEELAKIGERIWNMEREFNNRAGFTKADDSLPARLTGEDGACKTGPAKGKYNELATMLPLYYEARGWDTEGRPTAATRERLSL; this is translated from the coding sequence ATGTCATGGGCTGGAAAAATCCTCCGCGTTAACTTGACCGCGGGTACCGTCAAGTCTGAACCCCTCAACATGGAATGGGCGCAAAGCTACATCGGCTCGCGCGGCCTGGGTACCAAGTACCTGGTCGAAGAAGTTGATGCGGCCGTTGACCCCCTGTCTGCCGACAACAAGATCATCTGGGCCACTGGCCCGTTGACCGGCACCATGGCCTCCACCGGAGGCCGCTACACCGTCATCACCAAAGGCCCGCTGACAGGTGCCATTGCCTGCTCCAATTCGGGTGGCTATTGGGGCGCCGAATTCAAGATGGCTGGCTGGGACATGGTCATCTTTGAAGGTAAGAGCGCCACGCCCGTTTTTCTGTACGTCAACGACGACCTGGCCGAGCTGCGTGATGCCAGCCATCTGTGGGGCAAGAGCGTCTGGGAAACCGAAGAAATCATCAAAAAAGGCCTGCAAGACCCGCTGACCCGCGTCTCCAGCATTGGCAAGGCCGGTGAAAACGGCGTGTTGTTTGCCGCCGTGGTGAATGACCTGCACCGTGCCGCCGGCCGCTCCGGCGTGGGCGCGGTCATGGGTAGCAAAAACCTCAAGGCCATTGCCGTGCGTGGTACCAAGGGTGTGGGCAACCTCCATGACCCCAAAGCTTTCATGGCCGCCACCAAAGCCGCCAAAAAAGTGCTGGCCGACAACGGTGTCACCGGCACCGGTCTGCCTGCGATGGGCACCCAGGTGCTGATGAGTGTGATCAACGAAGTGGGCGGCCTGCCCACCCGCAACCACCAAGACAACCAGTTTGAAGGGGCCAAGGACATTGGTGCCGAAGCCATGGCCACGCCACGCAAGACCGACGGCAAGAAGCAACTGGTCACCAACCAGGCCTGCTTTGGCTGCACCATTGCCTGTGGGCGCATCAGCAAGATGGACGAAGGCCACTTCACCATCGAAAACAAGCCGCAGTACCGCGGTGCCAACGGTGGTCTGGAATACGAAGCCGCTTGGGCGCTGGGTGCGGCCAATGGCGTGAACGATCTGGAAGCCTTGCAATACGTCAACATGCTGTGCAACGAAGAAGGCATTGACCCCATCACCTTTGGTGCAACCATTGGTGCCGTGATGGAACTCTATGGCATGGGTATCTTGACCAAAGAGCAGCTTGGTATCGAAGCCCCCTTTGGCTCGGCCCGTGCGGTGGCTTTCTTGGCGGAAGAAACCGTCAACGGTCGTGGCTTTGGTAAGGAAATTGGCCTGGGCTCCAAACGCCTGACCGCCAAATATGGCCACCCGGAACTCAGCATGTCCTCCAAAGGCCAGGAATTTCCGGCCTACGACGCACGCGCCATCCAGGGTATTGGCTTGGCGTATGCCACCAGTAACCGCGGCGGTTGCCACCTGCGTGGCTACACCATTGCGTCTGAAATCCTGGGTATCCCGGTCAAGACCGACCCACTGGAGAGTCAAGGCAAGCCTGAGCTGGTCAAGGCCTTCCAGGATGCCACCGCCGCGTTTGACTCGTCAGGTGTGTGTATCTTCACTACCTTTGCCTGGGGTCTGCAAGACTTGGCACCACAAATGCAGGGCGCCTGTGGTGAACAGTACACCATTGAAGAGCTGGCCAAAATTGGCGAACGCATCTGGAACATGGAGCGCGAGTTCAACAACCGTGCAGGTTTCACCAAGGCCGATGACAGCCTGCCAGCCCGCTTGACGGGTGAAGACGGTGCGTGCAAAACCGGCCCGGCCAAAGGCAAGTACAACGAGCTGGCCACCATGCTGCCGCTGTACTACGAAGCACGCGGTTGGGACACTGAGGGCCGCCCCACTGCAGCCACCCGTGAGCGCCTGAGCCTGTAA
- a CDS encoding diguanylate cyclase domain-containing protein encodes MTLTRLKKLLFGNLRRQLMVGMALTMVLMMSFFVWDVIRYQKAMALEQHTLQARALAGSIAASSAVWVVSRDFSGLEEIIRGLSEYPNLRYVMVLDTSGQVLAHSQTTRRGQYVSDFPEVADIRVQQKENYLVDVSSPVMMNDRLIGWVRLGLAGNQLEIWLARMTFSGFVSTLVALVLSLVFAMVASRSLTRRLYVIGKVAHDIQAGRAGLRAEISGSDETAQLAQQFNNMLDTLAQRDQALKDSEAFKKSILDSVAAEVAVLDNKGMIVAVNAHWQHFALENGDEPGQPAHLTGLGSNYLQVCADSMGTGSEGASEAHEGIAAVMEGRLERFSLEYPCHSPQQQRWFTMVAVPLGNAAQNGVAITHTDITLVKRVQLEEEFRSQILEMMTGTVVLLDVLESIVCGVEQFNPSMRCSILLLTDDGQHLGKGVAPSLPDFYNAAIMDAGIQIGMGVGSCGTAAFTGERVIVEDIATHPYWSDYKTLAAQAGLVACWSQPIMSSAGQVSGTFAIYYRESTAPTPQHIVTIEKFAILAGIVIDHKQTQAALKASEDKFRTLFETVPHGVVFQSVDGHITSANPAAQRILGLTMDQLQDQPPTNSDWKIIREDGSLIPGEQHPIKLALKTGQPVKDVMMGVQVPGRDLVWLMVSATPLFRDGLLTQAYAIFEDVTERHQMQLQVQQLAFNDALTQLPNRRLLTDRLHHALTASKRSLCYGALMFLDLDNFKPLNDKCGHDAGDLLLVEVARRLKNCVREVDTVARFGGDEFVVMLVNLDTDKTTSQLQATGVAEKIRIALAEPYEVQTKTGGGGTRPVIHHCTASIGVTLFIHSEDTQDAILHRADAAMYMAKDAGRNTVWFDHKET; translated from the coding sequence ATGACGCTGACGCGACTCAAAAAATTGCTGTTTGGCAACCTGCGCCGGCAGCTGATGGTGGGTATGGCACTGACCATGGTTCTCATGATGTCTTTTTTTGTTTGGGATGTCATCCGGTACCAAAAGGCCATGGCCCTGGAACAGCATACCTTGCAGGCACGTGCTTTGGCGGGCAGCATTGCCGCGTCAAGTGCGGTGTGGGTGGTATCCAGAGACTTCAGTGGGTTGGAGGAAATTATTCGAGGTTTGTCCGAGTATCCGAATTTGCGTTATGTCATGGTTCTGGATACCTCAGGCCAGGTGCTGGCTCACAGTCAGACCACACGACGAGGGCAATATGTGAGTGATTTCCCGGAGGTGGCTGATATCAGGGTGCAGCAAAAGGAAAATTACCTGGTCGATGTGTCAAGTCCGGTCATGATGAATGATCGTTTGATCGGTTGGGTACGCCTTGGCTTGGCTGGCAACCAATTGGAAATTTGGCTCGCTCGAATGACTTTCAGTGGTTTTGTCTCCACCCTGGTGGCACTGGTTTTGAGCCTTGTTTTTGCAATGGTCGCCAGTCGTTCCCTGACGCGCAGGCTTTATGTTATTGGCAAGGTGGCGCATGACATCCAGGCAGGTCGTGCAGGATTGCGTGCGGAAATCAGTGGTAGTGACGAAACAGCCCAACTCGCCCAGCAGTTCAACAACATGCTCGATACCCTGGCGCAACGTGACCAGGCCCTGAAAGACAGTGAGGCTTTCAAAAAGTCCATTCTCGATTCAGTGGCGGCAGAAGTGGCCGTGCTGGACAACAAGGGCATGATCGTGGCAGTGAATGCACACTGGCAGCACTTTGCACTGGAAAATGGAGATGAGCCAGGTCAACCGGCACACTTGACGGGCCTGGGAAGCAACTACTTGCAGGTATGCGCGGATTCGATGGGCACTGGCAGCGAGGGTGCCAGTGAAGCCCATGAAGGTATTGCGGCGGTGATGGAGGGGCGCTTGGAGCGCTTTAGCCTTGAATACCCGTGCCACTCACCACAACAGCAGCGTTGGTTCACGATGGTGGCGGTGCCGCTGGGCAATGCTGCGCAGAATGGTGTTGCCATCACACACACCGACATTACTTTGGTGAAACGGGTGCAACTGGAAGAAGAATTTCGCAGCCAGATTCTGGAGATGATGACCGGCACCGTTGTATTGCTTGATGTGCTGGAGTCTATTGTGTGTGGGGTTGAGCAGTTCAATCCGTCCATGCGGTGCAGTATCTTGTTGCTGACGGACGATGGTCAGCACCTCGGTAAGGGTGTGGCACCCAGTCTGCCCGATTTTTACAACGCGGCGATCATGGATGCGGGGATTCAGATCGGCATGGGCGTGGGTTCGTGCGGCACAGCGGCATTCACGGGTGAGCGTGTCATTGTGGAAGATATTGCCACCCACCCGTACTGGTCTGACTACAAAACATTGGCCGCACAGGCTGGCTTGGTGGCTTGCTGGTCGCAACCCATCATGTCGTCGGCAGGGCAGGTGTCGGGCACTTTTGCCATTTATTACCGCGAATCTACCGCACCTACGCCGCAACACATTGTCACCATTGAGAAATTTGCCATTTTGGCGGGTATTGTCATTGATCACAAACAAACCCAGGCCGCACTCAAAGCCAGCGAAGACAAGTTTCGGACTCTCTTTGAAACGGTTCCGCACGGCGTGGTGTTTCAGAGCGTGGATGGGCATATCACGTCGGCCAATCCGGCTGCACAGCGTATTTTGGGTTTGACGATGGATCAGTTGCAGGATCAACCACCGACCAATTCAGACTGGAAAATCATTCGTGAAGATGGCAGTCTGATCCCGGGAGAGCAACATCCGATCAAGTTGGCTCTTAAGACCGGCCAGCCGGTGAAAGATGTGATGATGGGGGTGCAGGTGCCTGGGCGTGACCTGGTGTGGCTGATGGTCAGTGCGACACCTTTGTTCAGGGACGGCCTGCTTACGCAGGCCTACGCCATTTTCGAAGATGTGACCGAGCGACACCAAATGCAGCTGCAGGTGCAGCAACTGGCGTTTAACGATGCGTTGACCCAGCTGCCCAATCGGCGTTTGCTGACCGACCGGCTCCATCATGCATTAACTGCCAGCAAGCGCAGCTTGTGTTACGGTGCTTTGATGTTTCTGGATTTGGATAATTTCAAGCCGCTTAATGACAAATGTGGTCATGATGCCGGTGACCTGCTGCTGGTGGAAGTGGCCAGGCGGTTGAAAAATTGTGTTCGTGAAGTGGATACGGTGGCACGTTTTGGTGGGGATGAGTTTGTGGTGATGTTGGTCAATCTGGATACCGACAAGACCACATCGCAGCTGCAGGCCACCGGCGTGGCGGAAAAAATCCGCATCGCCTTGGCTGAGCCTTATGAGGTACAAACAAAAACCGGTGGGGGCGGCACCCGTCCGGTCATTCACCATTGCACCGCCAGCATTGGTGTGACATTGTTTATTCACAGTGAAGACACGCAAGATGCCATATTGCACCGCGCTGACGCAGCCATGTACATGGCCAAGGATGCGGGGCGTAATACCGTCTGGTTTGATCACAAAGAGACATAA
- a CDS encoding 4Fe-4S dicluster domain-containing protein, with protein sequence MQKVLHINADKCTGCLQCEMACSFENYGTFATAKSRIKVFNFHHTGKKVPYTCTQCDEAWCLHACPVEAITVDKLTGAKVVNESTCVGCKVCTIACPFGTINYVQETGKVQKCDLCGGEPACADACPTSAITFIDANWTGLSKMEQWANKLGNQATAA encoded by the coding sequence ATGCAAAAGGTGTTGCACATCAACGCAGACAAGTGCACCGGCTGTCTGCAGTGCGAAATGGCCTGTTCTTTTGAGAACTACGGCACTTTCGCTACCGCCAAATCGCGCATCAAGGTATTCAACTTTCACCATACCGGCAAGAAGGTACCCTATACCTGTACCCAATGTGATGAAGCCTGGTGCTTGCACGCATGCCCGGTCGAAGCCATTACGGTGGACAAGCTTACCGGGGCGAAAGTGGTGAATGAGTCCACTTGCGTGGGGTGCAAAGTCTGCACCATTGCCTGCCCGTTTGGCACGATCAACTACGTACAAGAGACTGGCAAGGTACAAAAATGCGACTTGTGCGGCGGTGAACCGGCTTGTGCCGATGCCTGCCCCACCAGCGCTATTACCTTCATTGATGCCAATTGGACGGGACTGTCCAAGATGGAACAGTGGGCCAACAAGCTTGGCAACCAAGCAACCGCCGCTTAA
- a CDS encoding MoaD/ThiS family protein produces MNITLKLFASLTDYLPPESQYTNIVALDIAPETTIGQLVEQYRLPPKQVHLVLVNGSYIAPEQRTIKTLAEGDVLAIWPPIAGG; encoded by the coding sequence ATGAATATCACCCTGAAACTCTTTGCCTCACTCACCGACTACCTGCCGCCAGAGTCCCAATACACCAACATCGTGGCGCTGGACATTGCGCCTGAGACCACCATTGGCCAACTGGTCGAGCAGTACCGCCTGCCGCCCAAGCAGGTGCATCTGGTGCTGGTGAACGGCAGCTACATTGCGCCCGAGCAACGCACCATCAAAACGCTGGCCGAGGGCGACGTGCTGGCCATCTGGCCACCCATTGCTGGTGGCTGA
- a CDS encoding NAD(P)/FAD-dependent oxidoreductase, producing MTHHVILGAGPAGVIAAETIRKLAPRDTITLIGDEPEPSYSRMAIPYLLMGNIDEHGTYLRKSPTHFEDLKINVLQAKVQSAQAATKTIVFANGEALAYDTLLIATGSHPVSPPIPGIQSEGVHTCWTLADARAIAERAKPGARVLQLGAGFIGCIIMEALTARGVHLSVVEMGDRMVPRMMGPTAGGMIRDWCEAKGVEVFTGTRVESIEPGTPLTVKLSNDTTVQADLVISAAGVRPAIGFLENSGITCLLGVLTDEHLQTNVPGVFAAGDCAEAFDKVSGKTMVSAIQPNAAEQARIAAANMVAFAQGKPPQADLNGVTQINVLDTLGLISASFGDWQGTPGGDHVELTDKASGRHLSLRFQDDVMVGCNAVGWTEHIGVMRGLVEGQIKLGPWKDKLMQDPTRLVEAYQASALGQDDWSGSKTGRKR from the coding sequence ATGACCCACCACGTCATCCTCGGTGCCGGCCCCGCTGGTGTGATTGCCGCCGAGACCATCCGCAAGTTGGCACCACGGGACACCATCACCCTGATCGGCGACGAGCCCGAGCCGTCTTACTCGCGCATGGCCATCCCCTACCTGTTGATGGGCAACATCGACGAACACGGCACCTACCTGCGCAAAAGCCCGACACATTTTGAAGATTTAAAGATCAATGTGCTTCAAGCCAAGGTGCAATCTGCACAAGCAGCTACAAAAACAATCGTATTTGCAAACGGTGAAGCGCTGGCCTACGACACCTTGCTGATCGCCACCGGCTCCCACCCGGTCAGCCCACCGATCCCCGGCATCCAATCCGAGGGCGTACATACCTGCTGGACCCTGGCCGACGCACGTGCCATTGCCGAGCGTGCCAAACCTGGGGCGCGGGTGCTGCAACTCGGCGCGGGCTTCATCGGCTGCATCATCATGGAAGCCTTAACCGCACGTGGTGTGCACTTGAGCGTGGTGGAAATGGGTGACCGCATGGTGCCACGCATGATGGGCCCCACCGCTGGCGGCATGATCCGTGACTGGTGTGAGGCCAAAGGTGTGGAAGTCTTCACCGGCACCCGGGTGGAGTCGATTGAGCCCGGCACCCCCTTGACTGTGAAGTTGTCCAATGACACCACCGTACAGGCCGATCTGGTGATCAGCGCTGCCGGTGTGCGCCCGGCGATTGGTTTTCTGGAGAACTCCGGCATCACCTGCCTGCTGGGTGTGTTGACCGACGAACACCTGCAAACCAACGTGCCCGGCGTGTTTGCCGCCGGGGATTGCGCCGAGGCTTTTGACAAAGTGTCCGGCAAAACCATGGTCAGTGCCATTCAGCCCAACGCTGCCGAGCAGGCGCGTATTGCCGCCGCCAACATGGTGGCCTTTGCACAGGGAAAACCCCCGCAGGCTGACCTCAATGGGGTGACCCAAATCAACGTGCTCGACACCCTGGGCCTGATCTCAGCCAGCTTTGGTGACTGGCAGGGCACCCCCGGCGGCGACCATGTGGAGCTGACCGACAAAGCCTCAGGCCGCCACCTGAGCCTGCGCTTCCAAGACGACGTGATGGTTGGCTGCAACGCGGTCGGCTGGACCGAACACATTGGCGTGATGCGTGGCCTGGTCGAAGGCCAGATCAAGCTGGGGCCGTGGAAAGACAAGCTGATGCAGGACCCCACCCGCCTGGTGGAAGCCTACCAGGCCTCGGCGCTGGGGCAGGACGACTGGTCTGGCAGCAAAACCGGGCGCAAACGCTAG